TATCATACATGATAGTGACTCTTTTGTTGGGGTTTCTAGTGACGAAAGTGAACTGCATAGACGTGGAAATGAAGGGAGGGGATGTGGTGTTAAGGTCATAGATGGCAGCACCAACTACAGTGAACTGGGGTTTATGGGGTCGGTAAATTAACCAGACTATTAGAACAGTGACACCTGCTAAGAGGAGGAAGACGGTGATGAATGTACAGAGAGTACGACGAGGGTCTCTGGGTGCGTATGTTAATGGGGCCATTCGTTTGCACTTGTGAGGACGATAATCAGGGTCCTTACCATCGTTTATTTTGGGTGGAGGATGTTGAACTTCTTGGTGGTTTTCCTCTGGATGGTGCTCTTCTGCCATGGAAAAAAGATATTATAttgataaagaaaagaagaagatggagaaagaaaggcGGTTAGGTTGAGAGAAAAGCAGAGGGTTTGTGTGGTGAAGGTGGCGAACGCATATGATAAAGAaaagcagaggaagaggaagaagaacaaTCTGTGGGACAAACGGaacaaaaaagaaagtgagagttGCGTCACTTGCAAACTAAAGTtgatctttattttctttttcttttgattttataTGGATCAATGGATGAAATTCTTCTCTGCTTTAATTTTTCCATtcctttcttttaaaatttggtGGGTTTTATTTTTCCGACTTTCAATTTTCTTTGCTTTTTCTCCGTTCCCAGTTTCCACTATTATTAAGAGCATAAAAggacaaaaataaaagaaataaaaagtaaaacaaAAAGAGATGGGGAAAGGCCTTTAAAGAAAGGCATGGAAGGCTCGCGGCTGGTACAATTAATAATTGTGCAATGAGCAGCTTCAGCTTACGGTGTCTTCCATTGTAAAATATGCGCTACAGTTCAACCTCTTAGATCCATGCATATATATTGCtagaaaattaaaatgtaattaaacAATCCAGAGTTACAGTGAGGGGCCGGAGAACAAGAACATGTTAATTGTCACTGTCTGGGGAATTAGTGCATGGTAGAGGCGCTGGTGACAGTTCCTTCAACCGACATGTGGATAAGTTTAAGCCAGTGTTTTTGCATGAGATAAATAAGTGGCTTTGTTTTGCCTTTTCTACTTGGTTCTTCTTTATTGGATAATGTCTCGTCAGATCCAACATCTATTGGACCAGTTCATACAGTTTGAGGGCCCATGCCCTGCACCTCGTGCTTCAATATGTTATTTCTATTTTGTTTTCATTGATTAGATCCCCCCATATCTTAGCATTCAGGTCTATTTGCTTTAATAGTTGTATCAGATAAAACTGACAATTGTTCGACAATTGATGATAGGTAATTAcatttgaaatatataaaataaattatataatgattattattaatatataaaatacgaATAAagatatacatatattttttttgaaatgggaataaagatatatatatatatatatatatattattaaatattatataaaattagtaaTCATGAGTTCTACTCATATCAATGCTCTATTCCTTTGAAATGTTAATTGttgggaaaaaaataaaataaaagggtttaaaagaaaaatcagtTGAATCCTACAGAGAACTAGTCAAAGCTAAATGAAGACATCAAGGCAACTGAAAATCGAAAACTTATCAATGCAAAATATCAAATATCATCAAACCTTCCTAAACACCAAGAGTCAGTCAAACAAACTATCCATATTTCTGGAGAACTCCGACAACCTCACTAGACCATTACAAGACTACCTTTTTTGGTATTTCCAGAAATTACACCATGCAGCCAATAGATACTACCAACACAAGTATTTGGCAAACACTTCATCCTGGTTGGGTCATTTCCAATTCAGGCAACCGATTGACGACATATATCTTGAGCAATGATGAATATAATCAATTATTAGCATCAGCAATTGGGGCATCATTTTGTGCTTGACGAACAAACTGCCCTTTTACTCGAGGGCGCTGCTCTGCTAGTCTTTTCCGGCTTTGGTATCGAACCTGTGTAAAAAATGCCCACATCAAACAATTGAAGTCATTTTTATCCCTAGTTCGCAATGTGATTTTGTTATTCTCAATATGGGCAACAAAGGGGTGAATTTATTCTAAGAACCTGAATAATAGGCcataaactaatttaaattcttaataGTGATGCAATTTGGCCACAAGAACAACAATGGCTGAAAGAATTGGTTATAAATGATTTCATGATAAAATACAACAGAAATATAATATGGCTGCAGAAGCAGTGCTGATCGTATCACCTCACCCCACATTTAGAGGCTTGTGAAACATATATCTGCACATGATACATGGCTGTACTTAAGGCCGCACATCCATTTGTACATGCAACATGAAATGCTAATGATTTTTTTACCTTTTTCTCATAGCATCGATCTTTCCGCTTCAATCGGAACTTTATCAGAGCCGCTTCTCTTTGGCTGGAACGATGAGAGTCCATCCCTCTGAATCTATCATGAAGAGAGTGACCTCCATCATTCAAGCTCTCCGGAACCATAGCCTTCTCAGATGCCACCACCACAGTAGCATTTCCATCATTTCTACTGCAAAAGCTTCCATATGCACTGCTGTTGTTGTGATCTGCAATGCTATTACACATGCTACTACTAGTACTGTGACCAGCAGCTGGTGAACCGTGTCTCAGTTCCTCCACAAGTTCAGTAGTATTCTGATGATGCGTGTTTTGGTCCACGGAATTGATGGTAGTCTCATCCGATTGTCTATTGTTCTGTTCAAAATCCAGAATTTCAGGATTTGAATGAATTGAGGTACTAAATGGAGACTCTTCTCTTTGGCTGGCTAGTTTGGTATTCCAAGCGGGGGGTAAACCATTTTGTCTATAGTATACAGGAGGATTCATATGGCCATACCCAGTGCAGAGTTCACCAAGCCTTGCCCCAGGGATAGGGATCAGCTGTTGAGGATTTGAGTATGCTAGTTCAGCTTTCCCAGATTGACCAATGACCAGAGTGGTCATAATTTCTTGACTACTATTCAGATTGCCCCCATGCCTTTGAGAAACACCACTAATATTTTGAGAGAGTTGATTGGATGGAAGCTCTGAAGACTTACTAGCATCTTCTTTGAACTCCGTACAATTACTGGTTGATGTTGGAAAAAGAGGTTGCAACATCTTACTATTATACCTGCAGAGAGACCCTACAATTGGTCAGCAATTCAGAGAAACATTTTGACATAGTTTTCTAATGGCATATGTCTGACATTTAtctaaaattgaatattattggagaaggtaaataaataaaataaaaatttccgtCACAATAAAGAACTCAAAGTCCAGTTCTTGGCTTTTTGGTCAGACACAAGTCAAAAGACAGTATAGAATGCAAGGAAATGCTCTCTGGATCACAAATCATTAGGTCTGTTAAGACAATTGTGCAATTCCTTTGGGTTTATGTGGAGAGCAGCCCTTCGATAATCTGCGTCAACATCTCCACCAAAACCACGACCCTCATCAAATCACCGCCCCCaaatatgtatgtatgtatatatatatatatatatatatatacatatatcttTGTTTCATTCAACAATACAGTCACATGCATAATCtcttatttatgaaaaaatatgtGCAAAAGTTAATATTAAACACTGGCAAAATATATCTTGAATAAGCATCTAATAAAAGCAAAGTTTACATGAAAGCAAAAAGAAGGCAGGTAACATCCAAAATACAAGTAGAAAGATAAAAGATAAAAACCAAAAAGGGGAAATTAGAAAGAAGACAGACAAGCTTCTAGCTTTTGAAATTTGGAGGGAAATATCTTGAGTTTATGTAGAATATAGTGCTCCACCAAACTCACCATGAAAAGGCTGAGGCATTAGAATGGTTCAGCAAATGCTTTTCCTCAACCCCTTGATTCTTTGAACTGTTGGGAAAAAATC
The Manihot esculenta cultivar AM560-2 chromosome 1, M.esculenta_v8, whole genome shotgun sequence genome window above contains:
- the LOC110614027 gene encoding NDR1/HIN1-like protein 12, which translates into the protein MAEEHHPEENHQEVQHPPPKINDGKDPDYRPHKCKRMAPLTYAPRDPRRTLCTFITVFLLLAGVTVLIVWLIYRPHKPQFTVVGAAIYDLNTTSPPFISTSMQFTFVTRNPNKRVTIMYDKLSAYVSYRNQAITPPVVLPPLYHEKKSTVTLSPVLGGAGVPVSADVANGLMMDEGYGVVALRVVLLGKLRWKAGAIRTGRYGVYVKCDIWLGLKKGVVGQVPLLGSPQCKVDV